The Streptomyces sp. NBC_01689 genome includes a window with the following:
- a CDS encoding quaternary amine ABC transporter ATP-binding protein has translation MSSRLEAEHLYKVFGRRPEEAVERLRQGTDREELRADGTTAAVIDASFSVDPGQIFVVMGLSGSGKSTLLRMLNGLLEPTAGQVRFDGEDLTALSDRDLREVRSKKISMVFQHFALFPHRSVLENAAYGLEVQGVPAAERRKRATEALELAGLAGWEKSWPDELSGGMQQRVGLARALATDADLLLMDESFSALDPLIRRDMQDQLIELQKKLKKTIVFITHDLNEAMRLGDRIAVMRDGRIVQIGTAEDILVRPADDYVASFTQDVDRSRVLTAGAVMDTDVRGDEADCDCETALPDTSFVDLCAISARLTHPVAVVDAGGGLVGVVPRRRLVAFLGDEQDGPGRCTQPRDEAVTARA, from the coding sequence GTGTCATCCAGGCTTGAGGCCGAGCATCTGTACAAGGTGTTCGGGAGACGACCGGAAGAGGCGGTGGAACGACTCCGCCAGGGAACCGACCGGGAGGAGCTGCGCGCCGACGGCACCACCGCCGCGGTGATCGACGCGTCCTTCTCGGTCGACCCGGGCCAGATCTTCGTCGTCATGGGTCTGTCCGGCTCCGGCAAGTCCACGCTGCTGCGCATGCTCAACGGACTCCTGGAACCCACCGCGGGACAGGTGCGGTTCGACGGCGAGGACCTCACCGCGCTCAGCGACCGGGACCTGCGCGAGGTCCGCTCGAAGAAGATCAGCATGGTCTTCCAGCACTTCGCGCTCTTCCCGCACCGCAGTGTCCTGGAGAACGCGGCGTACGGCCTGGAGGTCCAGGGCGTACCGGCCGCCGAGCGCCGGAAGCGCGCCACCGAGGCGCTGGAACTGGCCGGGCTCGCGGGCTGGGAGAAGTCCTGGCCCGACGAACTGTCCGGCGGGATGCAGCAGCGTGTCGGCCTGGCCCGCGCGCTGGCCACCGACGCCGATCTGCTGCTGATGGACGAGTCGTTCAGCGCGCTCGACCCGCTGATCCGCCGTGACATGCAGGACCAGCTCATCGAGCTGCAGAAGAAGCTCAAGAAGACCATCGTGTTCATCACGCACGACCTCAACGAGGCCATGCGGCTCGGCGACCGGATCGCCGTCATGCGCGACGGACGCATCGTCCAGATCGGCACCGCCGAGGACATCCTCGTACGCCCCGCCGACGACTACGTCGCCTCCTTCACCCAGGACGTCGACCGCTCCCGGGTGCTGACGGCGGGCGCCGTCATGGACACCGACGTACGGGGCGACGAGGCCGACTGCGACTGCGAGACGGCGCTGCCCGACACCTCGTTCGTGGACCTGTGCGCCATCAGCGCGCGCCTCACGCACCCGGTCGCGGTGGTCGACGCGGGGGGCGGACTGGTCGGTGTCGTGCCGCGGCGCCGGCTCGTCGCCTTCCTGGGCGACGAGCAGGACGGACCCGGCCGCTGTACGCAGCCGCGAGACGAGGCGGTGACGGCCCGTGCCTAG